Below is a window of Herminiimonas arsenicoxydans DNA.
ACGGAGATGCAGGCATATCGACGCCGTCTCGACGGCACTAAGTGTGCAGACATCATGTCGAAAGATGTGATCTACGTGGAGTTCGGTACGGAATTGGCAGAAGCATGGCGGCAATTCAAATCGCATGACTTGACTGCATTGCCCGTCATCGATCGCGGCCGACGCGTGATCGGGATCGTGACCAAGGCCGACTTCCTCAAGCATGCCGAGGTCGAAGCGCATGAAGGCCTGGGACGAAAGCTGGCAAACCTGATCCGTCCATCCCTGCTGTCGCATACAGAAAAACACGAAGTGGTCGGACAAATCATGACCAAAGAGGTCTACACCGCCAATGCAAACCAGTCTATTGTCGAACTCGTGCCGCTCATGTCCGATTCCGAAGTCCATCAAATGCCGGTCATCGATGATGACAACCGCCTGGTTGGCATGATTACGCAAACCGACATGATTGCCGCCCTGTTCGAGCACAGCATGGCGGAAGCGATATAAAAACATCCCGTATTTTTACGCAGGCGTCATTACCAGGAGAGAGAAATGCAAACCAACAATGTAGATCTGGCCTTGTCAAAAGCAATCGTGGATCAGGCGCCGGACGCCATCATTTTTGCCGATACCGGCGGTTTGATCCGTGTCTGGAATAGCGGTGCGGAAAGAATTTTCGGCCATATGGCAGCCGATGTCATCGGCGGGCCGCTCGACATCATTATTCCGGAACGCATGCTGGCAGCCCATAACAAGGGTTTCGACCACGCCGTATCAACAGGTGAAATGAAATACGTCAACAAGGTACTAACCACACGTTCCATGCACAAGGACGGCAGCCGGATCTACATCGACATGAGTTTCGGCATGGTGCGTGATCCGGATGGAAAAATCATGGGCGCACTGGCCGTTGCTAGGGATATCACCGAACGCTTTGCCAATGAAAGCGCACAGCGGGTGCGTATCGCCGAGCTGGAAAAAGCCGTGCAGGAAAAAACCGGCAACACTGCAGAATAAGACAGGCGCCCCACCGGGCGATTGTAAAAAAGGCCGTAAAGTCAGAAGACTTCTGCGGCCTTTTTTGCATTTTATGGTTTCTAGCGGCTGAACAAGCGCTCCCTGATATGTTCTTCATAAAATGCCGTATGCGAAGGCTTGAGCAAATCGCTGCGGCTGACAATGCCGATCAGACTCATTGAGGCCCGATCCGCCACCACCGGCAATCTTTCCGCATGCTGGATCGCCATGCGACGCCCGACCACCTGGCAGGTTTCAGTGGCAAAAGCCACGGATGGAATTTTTTCGAACAGGCTGCCTATCTGCCGCGCACCGTCATGCTTGCCCATCCACTGCATCAACAACTCGCGATCCAGCATACCGAGCAATTTCTGCTGCGCATTCACGACCGGAAAACTGCGATGCTTCTGTCCGGCGCCGAAATAATCGCGCGACACCTGCTGCAAGGACAATGCTGCGTCGATATGCGCAATATCGGTTGCCATCACATCCTGCACGAACACGCGCTCTTGCGGATCGACGCTATATTCGCGATAAATATGCAAACCCCGCCGGGCGATTTTTTCCGTCATGATGGAGCGCCGCATCACCAGCACGGTAAAACCATAGGACACGCCGGTGGCCAGCAGCAGCGGCAGCAAGGCGTTGAAATCGCCGGTCAGGCCCAGCGCAAAAATTGCCGCCGTCAAGGGCGCACCCAGCACGCCGGCCAATACCGCCGCCATGCACACCAGCGGCCACAGTGTCGGATCGCTGCCCGGTACCAGGCTGGCAATCACCGCCCCCAATCCTGCACCCAGCATCAGCAAGGGCGCCAGCACGCCACCGGAAGTGCCGGAACCCAACGCCACGACCCAGATGATCGCCTTCACCAGCAGCAGGGACAAGGCGGCAGACAGGATCATCCTGTGGTTCAGCAAATCGGCGATCACGTCGTATCCGACGCCCAGCGCACGCGGCTCGAAATAGGCGCCTATGCCCACCGCCAATCCGCCTATGGCCGGCCACCACATCCAGTGTAGCGGCAACTTGCCGAACCAGTCTTCCACGCGGTACAGCGAAAGCGACATGACGGCCGACAGCATGCCGCTGAGCAGGCCGGCCACGATGCAAATCGCAAACGCCGCCAGCCCGACCGGCGCCGTGTGAATGGGAAACAGCGGCCCCGATTCCAGCAGCAAGGGGCGGCAGAATGCAGCGACGGCGCAGGCCAGGATAACCGGCAACAAACTGCGCGGCCGCCATTCAAACAGCAACAATTCGACCGCCAGCAGTACGGCCGCCACCGGGGTACCGAATACGGCGGTCATGCCGGCGGTCGCACCGGCGACCAGCAAGGTCTTGCGCTCGGCGGCGCTCATCGAGAAATTTTGCGCAATCAGCGAACCGATCGCCCCGCCCGTCATGATGATCGGACCTTCCGCACCGAACGGCCCGCCGCTGCCGATCACGATGCCGGATGTCAGCGGCTTGAGAAGCGCTACCTTGGGCGACATCTGGCTCTTGCGAAACAGGATGGCCTCGATTGCCTCCGGAATGCCGTGTCCGCGTACCTTGTCGGAGCCGTAGCGTGCAATCAGGCCGGCAATCAGACCGCCGGCTACCGGCACCGCAATCACCCACAAGCCCAAGGTATGGGTGGCAGGCGAGCGATCGGCAAATGAAAACGTCTGAAAGAAAAACAGATTGGTAAAAAAATGAATCAGGTTAAGCAGCACAAACGCCGCCACTGTACTGACGGCACCGATCACGACGGCAATCAGGCACAGAAAAATGATGCGTCGATCCGGCGCAAAATCGCGTTGATGAGATCGCATGAAAAGCGCTCGCTTGAAAGGAACTGTCTGAGAGGGATGCTCAGGTAGCGCTACCGCTATCGTTGAAGGCAGAAATGCGCGCGACCTTGAAGACATTGGACAGGGAGCGCAATTCATTGCGATGCAGTTCCGCCAGATGGCGCAACTGTTTTTCTCCGGTTTCCGTCAAGCGCACGCGAACCTGGCGCCGGTCTTCCACGCCGGGAGAACGCGTCACCAGTCCGGCTTTTTCACAGCGCGATACCAGCGCAACAGCGCCATGATGCTGCGTTTGCAGACGTTCCGCCAATTGGCCGACGGTTGCCCAATCCTGGCCGGGAAAGCCCTTGATGTGCAACAGCACCAGATAATGCAGCGGCGTCAGACCGACGCTTTGCGCAGCATCTTCGCTGAAACGTAAAAAACGTCGCAGTTGGTAACGGAATTCCGACAGGGCTTCAAAATCGGCTTGTTCCAGCGGAGGAGTATTAGTCATGTGTCGTCATCGTTATCAGGCCACGCCTGATACTGCAGAAGTAAAGCACAAGATAATATCACGACATGATCTATTTGCGGGTGATGCCATGCATCGAGCAAACGCTTGTCTGCCGCTTCGCACTTGCATACGACTATTCACGCAGGCCATAAAAACCGGCAAGCGCCGGATTTTATGGTGGTAAAAATATTCAGGCTTTTTGTCCGGAAATGGCGCGCACGCCCGCACTCTTGTCTATCTTCATTTCACGCAGCAATTTGGCCAGACCCGCACCATGCACCAGCCGCATTTTGTGATCGACGGCAAACTGCATCGCATGCGGCGTAAAGTCGCCCGCAGTAATGTAGAAAGAATAATCCGCACCGCCCGCTTCCACCGCACGATGCAGATCGCGCAGTGGCTCTATACCGTTACTCGCTGCTTTCCAGCGCTTGCAACTGACGAGCGCCTTGCGTCCGCCGCTGATGATGGAAAAATCCGCCTGCGGCTGTTCGATACGCGTCACTTCAAAACCATCGCGCACCAGTGCACGTTCAATTTCCACCGAAAAATCCTTCCACGACATCGCCCGCGTTGCCTGCAGGATTTCTGCCACGCGCGCATCGCTGGGCATGCCGCGTTTGCGCCACAGCACCATCACGCTGACGACCATGAAGGGCATGCCGCTAAACACGCCATATATTGCATATTGGCGCGGCAATATCGCCCACGCAATGATCGCGATGACCAATGCAATCCCGCCGCTTACCCACCACTGTGCGCGCAGCAATAATGCAAAGACCGAATTTTTAGCCATATTGAATTTCACACGTCACCTCACTGTTTTCTTTGCTTTGCATAATAACGCAGTTCAAGCAGAGATCGAAGCCATGCTGCGATTTGCAGACGGCAACATTAAGACGTAAGCTGACCCATTATTTTGCTCACGCTGGTGCACGCAGACGACATGAAAAACGAACGACAGCAAAACGATTACGAAAATCGCATCGCGCTCGAACTTGCCCGGCTTGGCATTACGCAGGAATTGATTACGCAAAAACAATTGCCTTTTTATGTGGAAGCGCAGGAACTGACCATAGCCGATACCGATGACGCCGGTCGTGCATACCAGATGACACCGGCAACAGCCGCAGCCTGGCTTGCTATGAAACAGGCTGCACGGCTAGACAATATCGTACTGGAAGTCGTATCGGCATTCCGCTCGATCGAGCGACAAATCGAGATCATTCAATACAAGCTGGACCGCAATATGCCGATCGAAAAAATACTGACACTGAGTGCGCCGCCCGGTTACAGCGAACACCACACAGGGCGCGCCATCGATATCAACACACCGGGCTGCATCGCCACGGAAACAGAGTTTGAAAATACCGCTGCATTCTGCTGGCTGACTGCCAACGCCGGTGGCTTCGGTTTTACCTTGTCATACCCGCGCGACAATGCGCTGGGATTCATTTACGAGCCCTGGCACTGGTGTTTTCAGGCTGATGCGCTGGATGAAAAAAACATCTAGAATAACTTTAAATATGCATTGCAAGTTATTGTTTTTAATAACAAAAGTTACTATAACTTTTGTTGCAAAAACTCCAGAAAACAACTGATTCTTCGCGACAACTGCGTGTTCCGGTAATACACCGCATGGATCTGTTGCCGATAGCCGGTATAGTAATTTTCCAGAATTCTGACCAGCCGGCCGGCCGCAATATCGTCCCGCGTCATGTAGTCGGCCAGGCTGGCAATGCCCTGCCCGTGCAAGGCCAGCGCCCGTAATGTTTCTCCGCTTGAAGCAAACAAGGCAGGCGTAACTGTCAGGCCTTCTCCACCGGCATGCCGTATCGGCCACGTATTGCCGGATTCGAATTGCAAAAACCCCAGCAACTGATGCCCGGCCAATTGTTCCGGCGTGGTCGGCATGCCGTGTCGTTGCAGGTAGTCGGGACTGGCCAGCAGATGCAGCGGATTGGCAGTCAAGGCGCGTGCGTGCAGCGTCGAATCCTGCAGGTTGCCGATGCGGATCGCAATATCGGTGCGATGTTCAAGCAAATCGGCGACCTGATCGTTGCTCGTCAATTCCAGCGTAATTTGCGGATATAGCGCACGAAACTCGGCTACATGCGGCACGATCGCATGCAGGATGAACGGCGCGGCAGCATCGATGCGCAAGCGCCCGCTCGGTTGCTGGCGCCGCACCCGGATCGCTTCTTCCGCCTCATCCATCGCTGCCAGAATCGCACGGGCTTTCTTCAGAAACAGCCGCCCTTCATCGGTCAGTTCCATCCGGCGCGTGGTGCGCGTCAGCAAGGAAGTCGCCAGTTTTTCTTCCAGTCGCGACAGCCCGCGACTGACGGCCGAAGTCGTTTGCCCCAAATGCTGCGCCGCTGCACCCAGCGTACCGCTATCGATGACGGCGACAAAGGTTTTCAAATCGTCGGAATTGATATCCATTGTTGATCTCAGGGAAAATATCATTTGATGATACAGCTATTTTTCTCAACAATAAATGCCCGCATAGTGCGTTCATGGGCTTGATCCTGCCGTCCGGTCAGTTGGCATGCATGGAGATGACGCCCACAGAAATATCACTCACCCATATATAAAGAGGACAGAACATGAACCTATTCATTACCGGCGCGGCAGGCTTTATCGGCGGCTCCGTCGCAGCGCGTTTGCTGCAGGAAGGCTTTCAGGTGCGCGGCCTGGTGCGTACACAGGAACAGGCGATTCGCGTACAGCAACTCGGCATCACGCCCGTCATCGGCACGCTGGAAGACAGCGAGGTGTTAACGCACGAAGCGAAACGGGCCGACGCAGTCATCAACGCCGCCAGTTCGGATCATCTGGCTTCCGTCGAAACCCTGCTCAACGCCCTCGCCGGCTCCGGCAAGGCCTTCATTCATACCAGCGGTTCCAGCGTCATCGGCGATGATGCGCGCGGCGAATGGAAATCGGATACTGTCTTTGCCGAAGACACGCCCGTTACCGTGGTGCCCGAAAAAGCGCCGCGCGCTGCACTCGATAAACTGATACGCGATGCAGCACAGCGCGGCGTGCGCTCCGTCATCCTGTGCAACACCATGATTTACGGCACCGGCCTGGGCGCCAGCCCCAACAGCGTGCAAATCCCGCCACTCGTGGCGCAGGCGCAAAAAAGCGGCATCGCGCGTTATGTCGGCCAGGGCGTCAACGTCTGGTCCAATGTGCACATCAAGGACGTCGTTGAATTGTATTTGCTGGCCCTGAAAAATGCGCCGGCCGGGTCTTTCTATTTCGTGGAAAACGGCGAAGCATCGTATGCCGATATCGTTGCGACCATCGCCCAGCGTCTGCAACTCAGCGCATCGCAATCGTGGCCGGTCGAAGAAGCGATCAAGGAATGGGGCTACGGCCACGCCGTTTATTCTTTCGGCTCCAACAGTCGCGTGACGGCTGACAAGGCACGCAAGGAGCTCGGCTGGAAACCGATGCATGCGTCGGTCTTCGACTGGATCGCAAACGACATGCAGGTCGCAGCCAGATAAAAACCGCGACGGCATCAGGCGATGTACGCAAGCCTATCAAAGCTGCGTAGTCGCCTGATAGTCCGCAACATGACAATCAGGCTCCCGTCCTGCAAATCAGAATCCGTGTCCCACCGTGACTGATAGTCAACTCATCTCCCACTACTGCCCAGCACGCACCCCACTCTTATTTGCCATCTCAACAAGAGAACTGGCACGAATATCTCGTAAAAAATTTATTGATGGATGAATAGTTTTCAAGCAAAGGCTTGCTCACACAAAAATCAAGATGGAGTAAGCATAAATTAAGCATCTCCAGCCAAGATGAAGAGGACTTAT
It encodes the following:
- a CDS encoding Conserved hypothetical protein; putative PAS/PAC sensor protein (Evidence 4 : Homologs of previously reported genes of unknown function), with amino-acid sequence MQTNNVDLALSKAIVDQAPDAIIFADTGGLIRVWNSGAERIFGHMAADVIGGPLDIIIPERMLAAHNKGFDHAVSTGEMKYVNKVLTTRSMHKDGSRIYIDMSFGMVRDPDGKIMGALAVARDITERFANESAQRVRIAELEKAVQEKTGNTAE
- a CDS encoding putative Clc chloride channel (Evidence 3 : Function proposed based on presence of conserved amino acid motif, structural feature or limited homology; Product type pt : putative transporter), with the protein product MRSHQRDFAPDRRIIFLCLIAVVIGAVSTVAAFVLLNLIHFFTNLFFFQTFSFADRSPATHTLGLWVIAVPVAGGLIAGLIARYGSDKVRGHGIPEAIEAILFRKSQMSPKVALLKPLTSGIVIGSGGPFGAEGPIIMTGGAIGSLIAQNFSMSAAERKTLLVAGATAGMTAVFGTPVAAVLLAVELLLFEWRPRSLLPVILACAVAAFCRPLLLESGPLFPIHTAPVGLAAFAICIVAGLLSGMLSAVMSLSLYRVEDWFGKLPLHWMWWPAIGGLAVGIGAYFEPRALGVGYDVIADLLNHRMILSAALSLLLVKAIIWVVALGSGTSGGVLAPLLMLGAGLGAVIASLVPGSDPTLWPLVCMAAVLAGVLGAPLTAAIFALGLTGDFNALLPLLLATGVSYGFTVLVMRRSIMTEKIARRGLHIYREYSVDPQERVFVQDVMATDIAHIDAALSLQQVSRDYFGAGQKHRSFPVVNAQQKLLGMLDRELLMQWMGKHDGARQIGSLFEKIPSVAFATETCQVVGRRMAIQHAERLPVVADRASMSLIGIVSRSDLLKPSHTAFYEEHIRERLFSR
- a CDS encoding putative Bacterial regulatory protein, MarR (Evidence 3 : Function proposed based on presence of conserved amino acid motif, structural feature or limited homology; Product type pr : putative regulator), which translates into the protein MTNTPPLEQADFEALSEFRYQLRRFLRFSEDAAQSVGLTPLHYLVLLHIKGFPGQDWATVGQLAERLQTQHHGAVALVSRCEKAGLVTRSPGVEDRRQVRVRLTETGEKQLRHLAELHRNELRSLSNVFKVARISAFNDSGSAT
- a CDS encoding Conserved hypothetical protein, putative restriction endonuclease (Evidence 4 : Homologs of previously reported genes of unknown function), producing the protein MKFNMAKNSVFALLLRAQWWVSGGIALVIAIIAWAILPRQYAIYGVFSGMPFMVVSVMVLWRKRGMPSDARVAEILQATRAMSWKDFSVEIERALVRDGFEVTRIEQPQADFSIISGGRKALVSCKRWKAASNGIEPLRDLHRAVEAGGADYSFYITAGDFTPHAMQFAVDHKMRLVHGAGLAKLLREMKIDKSAGVRAISGQKA
- a CDS encoding Conserved hypothetical protein, putative D-alanyl-D-alanine carboxypeptidase (Evidence 4 : Homologs of previously reported genes of unknown function); the encoded protein is MKNERQQNDYENRIALELARLGITQELITQKQLPFYVEAQELTIADTDDAGRAYQMTPATAAAWLAMKQAARLDNIVLEVVSAFRSIERQIEIIQYKLDRNMPIEKILTLSAPPGYSEHHTGRAIDINTPGCIATETEFENTAAFCWLTANAGGFGFTLSYPRDNALGFIYEPWHWCFQADALDEKNI
- a CDS encoding putative Bacterial regulatory protein, LysR family (Evidence 3 : Function proposed based on presence of conserved amino acid motif, structural feature or limited homology; Product type pr : putative regulator); this translates as MDINSDDLKTFVAVIDSGTLGAAAQHLGQTTSAVSRGLSRLEEKLATSLLTRTTRRMELTDEGRLFLKKARAILAAMDEAEEAIRVRRQQPSGRLRIDAAAPFILHAIVPHVAEFRALYPQITLELTSNDQVADLLEHRTDIAIRIGNLQDSTLHARALTANPLHLLASPDYLQRHGMPTTPEQLAGHQLLGFLQFESGNTWPIRHAGGEGLTVTPALFASSGETLRALALHGQGIASLADYMTRDDIAAGRLVRILENYYTGYRQQIHAVYYRNTQLSRRISCFLEFLQQKL
- a CDS encoding Conserved hypothetical protein, putative NAD-dependent epimerase/dehydratase family (Evidence 4 : Homologs of previously reported genes of unknown function), giving the protein MNLFITGAAGFIGGSVAARLLQEGFQVRGLVRTQEQAIRVQQLGITPVIGTLEDSEVLTHEAKRADAVINAASSDHLASVETLLNALAGSGKAFIHTSGSSVIGDDARGEWKSDTVFAEDTPVTVVPEKAPRAALDKLIRDAAQRGVRSVILCNTMIYGTGLGASPNSVQIPPLVAQAQKSGIARYVGQGVNVWSNVHIKDVVELYLLALKNAPAGSFYFVENGEASYADIVATIAQRLQLSASQSWPVEEAIKEWGYGHAVYSFGSNSRVTADKARKELGWKPMHASVFDWIANDMQVAAR